The Persephonella hydrogeniphila genome has a window encoding:
- the topA gene encoding type I DNA topoisomerase, with amino-acid sequence MGEKTKKIVIVESPKKAREIQKFLGKDFSVKATVGHFKDLPEKEMGVDLKSFKPKFVIKSPNHKKMLSQIKKLAENAEVYIATDPDREGYAIGYFMYDELKKKAKEIKRAEFHEITPKHIKEVIKKAPKFEETNFGLFDAFLGRRVGDRIVGYILSPIASKEIGGRFSVGRVQSPAVRLVVEREREIQSFKPTPYYVLSATLKKDNIEFLSFYEKQRIEDQELAQKIYNDIKDETTATVIDIQKKQVKQSPKPPFTTSVLQQTANSQLRFSPEKTMMLAQDLFENGLITYHRTDSVRISDEAIKKIRDFIKKEFGNDYLPPRAKKYKSKNTQADAHEAIRITNFVSLEEQKKLLQEKGLSEDHFKLLKLIYQRTIASQMKEAVYERTTAFFDIKGYRFKTTGSVLVFDGYKKVYNIEDKEETQKIPPLKKGETVQKVDQKLEEKWTKPPPRYTEGSLVKKLEELGIGRPSTYATIMKTIKDRGYVVKEGNALKPTEAAYELIDYLDKKYNWVVDYDFTKRMEEFLDYVEQKKKNWKEFVKQLYEKTQSSTKSVISKKMLDYALDLAKKHGKDISDIIDNPEKLKQFIDQHKETKPTDKQIAYARSLSEKTGLELPEDVLQDKEKIKKWINKAKKEAMKNYQLSEKQKAVLIKNGKEELISQPEKALKWLNSYFRKRRKK; translated from the coding sequence ATGGGAGAAAAAACAAAAAAGATAGTTATTGTAGAGTCTCCAAAAAAAGCAAGGGAGATACAAAAATTTTTAGGCAAGGACTTTTCTGTTAAAGCAACTGTAGGGCATTTTAAGGACTTACCGGAAAAGGAAATGGGAGTAGATCTTAAAAGTTTCAAACCAAAATTTGTTATCAAATCCCCCAACCATAAAAAGATGCTATCCCAGATAAAAAAACTTGCAGAGAATGCCGAAGTTTACATAGCAACAGACCCTGATAGAGAGGGATACGCCATCGGTTATTTTATGTACGATGAACTTAAGAAAAAAGCAAAAGAGATCAAAAGAGCAGAATTTCATGAGATAACACCTAAGCATATAAAAGAGGTGATTAAAAAAGCCCCTAAGTTTGAGGAAACAAACTTTGGACTCTTTGATGCATTCTTAGGAAGAAGAGTCGGTGACAGAATTGTCGGTTATATCCTTTCACCAATAGCCTCAAAAGAGATAGGAGGAAGGTTCAGCGTTGGTAGAGTTCAATCTCCAGCTGTAAGACTTGTTGTTGAAAGGGAAAGAGAGATACAGAGTTTTAAACCGACACCTTATTACGTCCTATCAGCAACTCTAAAAAAAGACAATATAGAATTTCTCTCTTTTTATGAAAAACAGAGAATAGAAGATCAAGAGCTTGCACAAAAAATTTATAATGATATAAAAGATGAAACAACTGCCACAGTCATAGATATCCAGAAAAAACAGGTTAAACAATCACCAAAACCACCTTTTACAACTTCTGTTTTACAGCAAACAGCAAACTCACAGCTTAGATTCTCCCCAGAAAAAACAATGATGCTTGCACAGGATCTATTTGAGAATGGTCTGATCACCTACCACAGAACAGATAGTGTAAGGATATCAGATGAAGCTATAAAAAAGATAAGGGATTTTATAAAGAAAGAGTTTGGAAATGATTATCTTCCTCCACGGGCAAAAAAATACAAATCAAAAAACACACAGGCAGATGCTCACGAAGCAATAAGAATAACAAATTTTGTTTCTTTAGAGGAACAAAAAAAACTCCTACAGGAAAAAGGTCTTTCAGAAGATCACTTCAAGCTACTTAAACTTATATACCAGAGAACCATAGCTTCCCAGATGAAAGAGGCAGTTTACGAAAGGACAACAGCCTTCTTTGATATAAAAGGATACAGATTCAAGACAACAGGCTCTGTTCTTGTATTTGACGGTTATAAAAAAGTGTACAACATAGAAGACAAAGAGGAAACTCAGAAAATTCCCCCTCTCAAAAAGGGAGAAACAGTCCAAAAAGTAGACCAGAAGCTCGAAGAAAAATGGACAAAACCTCCCCCAAGGTATACAGAGGGTTCCCTCGTGAAAAAACTTGAAGAATTAGGAATAGGAAGACCATCAACATACGCAACAATAATGAAAACAATAAAAGATAGAGGGTACGTTGTAAAAGAAGGAAATGCTCTTAAACCAACAGAAGCAGCCTATGAACTTATAGACTACTTAGATAAAAAATACAACTGGGTTGTTGATTACGACTTTACAAAAAGAATGGAAGAGTTTCTTGATTATGTCGAGCAGAAAAAAAAGAACTGGAAAGAGTTTGTTAAACAGCTGTACGAAAAAACCCAATCATCTACAAAATCTGTTATATCTAAAAAGATGTTAGATTATGCCCTTGATCTGGCAAAAAAACATGGAAAGGACATATCAGATATAATAGACAACCCTGAAAAACTAAAACAGTTTATAGACCAGCACAAAGAAACAAAACCAACAGATAAACAGATAGCTTATGCAAGATCCCTTTCAGAAAAAACAGGATTAGAACTACCTGAAGATGTTCTGCAGGATAAAGAGAAAATAAAAAAATGGATCAACAAAGCAAAAAAAGAAGCTATGAAAAACTACCAGCTCTCAGAAAAACAGAAAGCTGTTCTTATAAAAAACGGTAAAGAAGAACTTATAAGTCAGCCTGAAAAAGCATTAAAATGGCTTAATTCTTACTTTAGAAAAAGGAGAAAAAAATAA
- the queC gene encoding 7-cyano-7-deazaguanine synthase QueC — protein MKQESKIIVLVSGGMDSATLLWLAKEKFSKVYAISFDYGQKHKIELDFAKQLTEEAGVEKHFIVDVPHLKGIEGSALTDEKIEVPSEEYPEGPPITTVPMRNLNFLAIAASFADVYEIENIGIGIHSVDSPYPDCRAEFASSAEAAINASSVMVAKKKNRITVWTPFLGMTKAEVLKTGLRLGVPYEKTYSCYRGTIPPCGECATCRQREEAFKEAGIEDPTKKLEGR, from the coding sequence GGCTTGCAAAAGAAAAATTTAGTAAAGTATACGCAATATCATTTGATTACGGACAGAAGCATAAAATAGAGCTTGATTTTGCAAAACAGCTTACAGAAGAAGCAGGTGTAGAAAAACATTTTATAGTTGATGTTCCGCATCTTAAAGGTATTGAAGGTTCAGCTCTGACAGACGAAAAAATCGAAGTTCCATCTGAAGAGTACCCTGAAGGACCCCCAATAACAACAGTTCCAATGAGAAATCTAAACTTTCTTGCCATAGCAGCCTCATTTGCAGATGTTTATGAGATAGAAAATATAGGGATAGGAATTCATTCTGTAGACAGCCCTTATCCAGACTGCAGGGCTGAATTTGCATCATCAGCAGAAGCTGCAATAAATGCTTCTTCTGTAATGGTTGCAAAAAAGAAAAACAGGATTACTGTATGGACGCCATTTCTCGGGATGACAAAAGCTGAAGTTCTAAAAACCGGATTAAGATTAGGGGTACCTTATGAAAAAACATACTCATGTTACAGAGGCACCATACCCCCCTGTGGTGAATGTGCAACATGCAGACAGAGGGAGGAAGCTTTTAAAGAAGCAGGAATAGAAGACCCAACAAAAAAGTTAGAAGGTAGGTAA
- the recA gene encoding recombinase RecA: MSEALDQKELEAKRKALESALSQIEKRFGKGSVMTLSSEAIKSVEAIPSGSLTLDLATGIGGIPRGRVTEIFGPESSGKTTLTLHLIAEAQKMGGKAVFIDAEHAFDPKYAKAIGVNIEDLIVSQPDYGEQALEIAETLIRSGAVDVVIIDSVAALVPKAELEGDIEDSNVGLHARLMSKAMRVLKGAVNKSNTALVLINQIREKVGVMFGNPETTTGGRAIKFFADMRLEVRKKDIKDSGEKVGSRVKVKVVKNKLAPPFKEAEFDVIYGEGISKEGEILDLGEELGIINKSGAWYSYGDMKIGQGREKAREFLKQNPEIREEIEQKIREAITGGIK, from the coding sequence ATGAGTGAAGCTTTAGATCAGAAAGAGTTAGAAGCAAAAAGAAAAGCGTTAGAAAGTGCCCTTTCCCAGATAGAAAAGAGATTCGGGAAAGGTTCTGTTATGACACTGAGCTCGGAAGCCATAAAATCTGTTGAGGCAATCCCTTCAGGGTCTTTAACACTTGACCTTGCAACAGGTATCGGAGGAATACCAAGAGGAAGAGTAACAGAAATTTTTGGACCTGAATCTTCAGGAAAAACAACACTTACTTTGCATCTAATAGCCGAAGCTCAGAAAATGGGAGGAAAGGCTGTATTTATTGATGCAGAACATGCCTTCGATCCTAAGTATGCAAAAGCTATAGGTGTTAATATAGAAGATCTTATTGTTTCACAGCCTGATTATGGAGAGCAGGCGCTTGAGATAGCAGAAACCCTCATAAGAAGCGGTGCTGTCGATGTAGTTATCATAGACTCTGTTGCAGCTCTTGTTCCAAAGGCTGAGCTGGAAGGAGACATAGAAGATTCCAACGTCGGTTTACACGCAAGACTTATGTCTAAAGCAATGAGGGTTCTAAAGGGTGCTGTAAATAAATCAAATACAGCCCTTGTTTTGATCAATCAGATTAGAGAAAAAGTAGGAGTGATGTTCGGTAATCCAGAAACAACAACAGGTGGTAGAGCTATCAAATTTTTCGCAGATATGAGACTTGAAGTAAGAAAAAAAGATATAAAAGATTCTGGAGAAAAAGTAGGAAGCAGAGTAAAGGTCAAAGTAGTTAAAAATAAACTTGCTCCTCCGTTTAAAGAGGCTGAGTTTGATGTTATATACGGAGAGGGAATATCAAAAGAAGGTGAAATTCTTGATCTGGGAGAAGAATTAGGAATAATAAACAAAAGCGGAGCATGGTACTCCTACGGCGATATGAAAATAGGACAGGGAAGAGAAAAGGCAAGGGAGTTCTTAAAACAAAACCCAGAAATAAGGGAGGAGATAGAACAAAAAATAAGGGAGGCTATCACAGGTGGAATTAAATGA
- the gatC gene encoding Asp-tRNA(Asn)/Glu-tRNA(Gln) amidotransferase subunit GatC yields the protein MIDKQTVIKVAELSKLKLTEEEIEMFSKQLSEILGFIEKLEELDTENILPFYELNQQETPMRDDIPQEGLTNEEALSNAPQSENGFFVVPRVVSAE from the coding sequence ATGATAGACAAACAAACAGTTATTAAAGTGGCCGAACTTTCAAAGCTAAAACTTACAGAAGAAGAAATAGAGATGTTCTCGAAGCAATTATCTGAGATATTAGGATTTATAGAAAAACTTGAAGAATTAGATACTGAAAATATATTACCATTCTATGAATTAAATCAGCAGGAAACCCCTATGAGGGACGATATACCACAGGAAGGACTTACAAATGAAGAGGCTTTATCAAATGCCCCTCAGTCTGAAAATGGATTTTTTGTAGTCCCAAGGGTTGTTTCTGCTGAGTAA